The genomic region AACGGCAGGTCGATGACCGAGTCGATGAGCCGCTTGCCGAAGAAGTCGTCGCGGGTCAGCACCCACGCCACCAGCAGGCCGAACACCATGTTGACCGCCGTGACGGCGAACGACACGGTCAGCGTCACCTTGAACGACGCCAGCGCCGCGTTGGAGGTGACCGCCGCCCAGAACGCGTCATAGCCCCCGCCGACGGCCTGCCAGAGGATCGCGGCCAGCGGCAGCAGCACGATCAGGCTCAGCCAGATCGAGGCGGCGCCCACCCGCAGCGTCGTCGAGCCGTGGCGGCCCGCGAAAATCCGGGAGGCCCGGCCCGGCTCACCATCGGTGTGCTCGGGCCGGGCAACCACAGAAGCTGTCATCCGGTCGCCTGCATGTAGATCTTGGTGATGGTGCCGTTCTCCTTATCGAACAGCTCCGGATCCAGCTTCTCCCAGCCACCCAGGTCGTCGACCGTCCACAGCTTGGCCGGCTCCGGGAACTTGTCGCGGTACTCGGCGAGCACGGCGGGGTCAACGGGACGGAAGTTGGCCTCGGCCCACAGCTTCTGCGCCTCCGGGGTGAACAGGAAGTTGTTCAGGGCGGTGGCCTTGTCCAGGTGCTGGCTGGTGTTCACGACCGCGACCGGGTTCTCGATCTTGAAGGTCTCCGGCGGGTTGACGTGCTCCAGGTCGAAGTTCAGCGCCTCGTTCTCGTAGGCCAGCAGCACGTCGCCGCTGCCCTGGCGGAACACGTCGGTGGCCTCCCGGCCCGAGCCCGGACGCAGCTTGACGTGCTCGGTCACCAGCTTGCTGACGAACTCGATGCCGGCCTGCGGGTCCTGGCCGCCCTTGCTGGCCCACGCGTACGGCGCCAGCAGGTTCCACTTGGCCGCACCCGAGCTCAGCGGGCTGGGCGTGATGACCTCGACACCCGGCTTGAGCAGGTCCGGCCAGTCCTTGATGCCCTTGGGGTTGCCCGGGCGCACCGCGAACGAGACCACCGAACCGAACGGGATGCCCTTGGTGGCGCCGGCGTTCCAGTCCTCGTTCACCTTGCCGGCCTTGACCAGGCGGGTGATGTCGGGTTGCACGGAGAAGTTCACGATGTCGGCCGGCTTGCCGTCGACGACCGCGCGCGACTGGTCACCGGAAGCCCCGTACGAGGTGGTCACCGCGACGCCCTTGCCCTCCTCGGTGGCCGCGAACGCCGGGATGATCTTGCTCCACCCGGGCTCCGGCACGGCGTAGGCGACCAGCGTCAGCGTGGTGTCGGCGGCGTCGCCACCACTCTCACCGGCGACGTCGCTGGACCCGCCGCCGCAGGCGGCGAGCACCGTCGCGGTCGTGGCGAGCGCCAGCGCGGCGCGCCAGGACTTGCGGATGTTGACCATGGGGAACCTTTCGTTGAGGGAACTGCGGTGGAGAGCCCGTCTCAACGGAAGGCGATGGATCAGCCGAAGCGCATCACATAGCCGTCACCGACACCGAACCGCGGACGGGCGATGGGTCAGCAACAACAACAGACTTCGGCAACAGCGCAGCTCAGGACGGCCACGACGGGGCCACCCGTGATGCCGGACGCTGTCTGCATGGCGCGAAGCCTAACAGAGACCTACGGATTCTCTGGTCCGAGGTGTGGCGGGTATCACCGCGTGAACCACCACATGACGATCACCAGGACCACAAGCAGCACCAAGATCAGCGTCACCCGCGACCGCGGCATCCCGCTGTTGCCCCGATTCATCGCTCCACATCCCGCTCGTCGTGACGAATGTGCCGCAGCAACTTGATGCCGTTGCCGAGGGCGCCGTCGAGCACCACCGCGATCCCGTACGCCAGCGCCAGCACCACGGGCATCACCACCGCGGTCTGCGCGACGAAAGGCAGTCCGGAGAGCCAGAGTTCGACCCCGTCCCACCAGTTGAGGAATCCGGCCACCCCGCCAGCCTAGGGGATGCGACGATGGGCACCGTGCCCGCCGATCGGACCACCTGTGTGATCGCCGGCGGCGGCCCCGCGGGCGTGATGCTGGGGTTGTTGCTCGCCCGCGCCGGCGTCGACGTGACCGTCATGGAGAAGCACGCGGATTTCCTGCGCGACTTCCGCGGCGACACCGTGCACGCCAGCACCCTGCGGATGCTCGACGAACTCGGGCTGTCCGACGCGTTCGCCCGCGTGCGCCACCGCGAGATCCAGACCCTGACGATGACGGTGCAGGGCACGCCGGTGGCACTGGATCTGCGTCGAATTCCCGGTCCGCACAAGCACATCGCGCTGGTACCGCAATGGGACTTCCTGGAGCTGCTGGCCTCGGCGGCGCAGCGCGAACCGACCTTCACGCTGCTGCGCAGCACCGAGGTGCTCGGCCCGCTGCTCGACGGCGAGAAGGTGGTCGGGGTGCGCTACCGCGGCGCCGACGGCCGGGTCGGCCGGATGCGGGCGACGCTGACCGTGGCCTGCGACGGGCGCACCTCGACGCTGCGCGCGGCGATGGGGCTGCACCCGAGGAACTTCGGCGCGCCGATGGACGTGTGGTGGTTCCGGCTGCCGCGCGACGAGCAGGACCCGCGCGGTCTGGCCGGGGTGCTGGGCAGCGGACACGCGCTGATCGTCATCGACCGCGGCGACTACTACCAGTGCGCCTACATCATCCCGAAGGGCCGCGACGCCGAGCTGCGCGCCAGGGGCATCGGGTCACTGCACCGCGGGGCGGTCGAGCTGGTGCCGTGGCTGGCCGACCGGATCGGCACGGTGACGTCGTTCGACGACGTCAAGCTGCTCGACGTGCAGCTCAACCGGCTGCACCGGTGGTACACCGACGGGCTGTTGCTGCTCGGCGACGCCGCCCACGCGATGTCGCCGGTCGGCGGCGTCGGGATCAACCTGGCTGTGGCCGACGCGGTCGCCGCCGCGCGGGTGCTGGCCGGGCCGCTGCGCGACGGCACCCTGCGCCGCCGGCACCTGGCCCGGGTCCAGGCGCGGCGCTGGTTGCCCGCAGCGCTGATCCAGGCGGTGCAGCGGGTCATCCACCGGCGGGTGATCGCGGTGGCGGTCAACGCCCGGCAGCCGGGTGTGGCACCGCTGCTCGTCCGGGTGGCGCGCCGGCTGCCCGCGCTGCGCCGGGTGGTCGCGTACGGGGTCGCGATCGGACCGCTGCCCGAACATATCCCGGCCTTTGCCCGACGCTGATCCGGGCAGCGGTCCGAACACGCCGCCGAGAAGTGGACGCCGGGCGCCCCCGCAGTCGATGATGTTGCGCATGGTTCTGCAACAGACCGGGCCTTCGGACGGGTCGCTGGAATCCGCCAACGGGGCGACACCCGGCCAGTCCGGCGCGAACGACACCCCCCTGACGGTGACCGCGCCGAGCCCCTACGCCCCCACCACCGGGTTGCGGAATCCGTTCCCACCGATCGCGGACTACGGCTTTCTGTCCGACTGCGAGAACACCTGCCTGATCTCCTCGTCGGGTTCGGTGGAGTGGATGTGCGTGCCCCGGCCGGACTCCCCGTCGGTGTTCGGCGCGATCCTGGACCGCGGCGCCGGCCACTTCCGGCTCGGCCCGTACGGGGTGTCGGTGCCGTCGGCGCGGCGCTACCTGCCGGGCAGCCTGATCCTGGAGACCACCTGGCAGACCCCGACCGGCTGGCTGATCGTGCGTGAGGCGCTGGTGATGGGCCCGTGGCACGACATCGAGCAGCGTTCGCGCACCCACCGCCGCACGCCGATGGACTGGGACGCCGAGCACATCCTGCTGCGCACGGTGCGCTGCGTGTCCGGCACCGTCGAGCTGGTGATGAACTGCGAGCCGGCGTTCGACTACCACCGCATCCCCGCCACCTGGGAGTACTCGGCGCAGGCCTACGGCGAGGCGATCGCGCGGGCCAGCCGGGACGCCGACGCGCATCCGACACTGCGGCTGACGACGAACCTGCGGCTCGGCCTGGAGGGCCACGAGGCGCGGGCGCGCACCCGGATGAAGGAGGGCGACAACGCGTTCGTCGCGCTGTCGTGGTCCAAGCATCCGGCGCCGCAGACCTATGAGGAAGCCGCCGAGAAGATGTGGCAGACCAGCGAGGCGTGGCGGCAGTGGATCAACGTCGGGGACTTCCCGGACCACCCGTGGCGGGCCTATCTGCAGCGCAGCGCGCTGACGCTGAAGGGGCTGACGTACTCGCCGACCGGCGCGCTGCTGGCCGCGCCCACCACGTCGCTGCCGGAAACCCCGCACGGCGAGCGCAACTGGGACTACCGCTACGCCTGGGTGCGGGACTCCACGTTCGCGCTGTGGGGCCTGTACACGCTCGGCCTGGACCGCGAGGCCGACGACTTCTTCGCGTTCATCGCCGACGTGTCCGGCGCCAACAACGGTGAGCGCCATCCGCTGCAGGTGATGTACGGCGTCGGCGGCGAGCGCGAGCTCGTCGAGGAGGAGCTGCACCACCTGTCCGGCTACGACGGGGCGCGGCCGGTGCGCATCGGCAACGGCGCCTACAACCAGATGCAGCACGACATCTGGGGCACGATGCTGGACTCGGTGTATCTGCACGCCAAGTCGCGCGAGCAGATCTCCGACACGCTGTGGCCGGTGCTCAAGCAGCAGGTCGAGGAGGCGATCAAGCACTGGAAGAAGCCCGACCGCGGCATCTGGGAGGTGCGCGGCGAGCCGCAGCACTTCACCTCCAGCAAGATCATGTGCTGGGTGGCGCTGGACCGCGGCTCCAAGCTGGCCGAACTGCAGGGCGAGAAGTCCTACGCCCAGCAGTGGCGCGCGATCGCCGAGGAGATCAAGGCCGACATCCTCAAGCACGGCGTCAACGAACGCGGCATCCTGACCCAGCGTTACGGCAGCGACGCGCTGGACGCCTCGCTGCTGCTGGCGGTGCTGACCCGGTTCCTGCCGCCCGACGACCCGCGGATCCGCAACACCGTGCTGGCCATCGCCGACGAGCTGACCGAGGACGGCCTGGTGCTGCGGTACCGGGTCGAGGAGACCGACGACGGGCTCTCCGGTGAGGAGGGCACGTTCACGATCTGCTCGTTCTGGCTGGTGTCGGCGCTGGTGGAGATCGGCGAGATCAGCCGCGCCAAGCATCTCTGCGAGCGGCTGCTGTCGTTCGCCAGCCCGCTGCACCTCTACGCCGAGGAGATCGAGCCGCGCACCGGCCGCCATCTGGGCAACTTCCCGCAGGCGTTCACCCACCTGGCGCTGATCAACGCCGTGGTGCACGTGATCCGCGCCGAGGAGGAGGCCGACAGCTCCGGCGGCTTCGTTCCGGCCAACGCCCCCATGTGAGCCGCCCCCATGTGAGCCGCGCGAAAGCCGGGGTCACACCGCGGTGTGACCCCGGCTTCCGGGTCTCAGCTATCCGGTGACGGCGATGTTGGTGATGTCGGCGCCGTTACCGAGCGACTGCCAGGTCCAGTTGGTCACCCGGTCGGAGGTGGGCACCGTCTTCACCCGCTCGATCAGCGGGAACCAGGCCAGGTCCTCGGTGGCGATGCGGTTGGTCTCCTGCCAGTCCCCGGTCGGGTCCGGCGCGGCGAACGCCCGCGCGGCGGCCTCGTTGAGCTTCGGGTTGCTGTAGGTGACGCCGTTCCAGGTGCCGCCGGGCGCGAAGTCGGAGTTCAGCCAGCCGCCCAGCGTCATCCGGGCGCTGTTGCCCTGCCAGTCCGGGGTCCAGGTGGTGATCGCCAGATCCCACTGGTCGACCTTGGACTTGTCGCCGAGGAACGCGTTGAGCGCACTCCAGCTGTCGGCGGGCACCGGGGTGAGCTTCACGTCGATGCCCGCGCGCTTGGCCGAGTTCTGCACCGAGGTGGCGATCTTCTCGAACTCCGGGTTGGTGCGGTAGGCCAGGTTGACCGTCAGGTTCTCCCTGCCGGCCTCGGCCAGCAGCGCCTTGGCCTTCTCCGGGTAGCCCTTGCCGTCCGGGGTGGAGTACGGGCTGTCCTCGTTGTAGCCGACGATGGTCGACGTCAGGATCTGGTCGCTGACCTGTGCGGCGTCCGGGCCGCCGAGGCCGCGTACGACGTCGGCCTTGTCCAGCGCGTAGTTGAACGCCTGGCGCACCCGCAGATCCTTGAGCGCCTCCTGTCCGGGGGTGGCGGGCTTGTCCGGGTTGTTCCAGCTGATGAAGACCGCCGACCCGCTCGCCGAGCTGTGCAGGTGATCCGGGTCGGTCTTCTTGTACTGGGCGATCACGTTGGCCGGGTAGGCGCGGATGTACAGGCCGATGTCGGCGGTGCCGGTCTGCAGCTGCTGGGAGGCGGCGTCGGCGGAGGCGACGGTGGTGTCGAAGACGATCTCGTCGGCGTACGCCTTGCGGGGGTCGCCCTCACCGTTGTAGTCCGGCACCTTCTTGAGCCGCAGTTCCTTGCCCTGCTCGTAGGACTCGATGTAGTACGGGCCGCTGGAGGCGTAGTTCTGCCGGAACTCCAGGCTGTCGGCGAAGTAGTTGCTGACGATCTCCTCGGGCAGCGGGCTGACGAAGTTCAGCGTGAGGATGTCGAGGAAGTCGCTGGCCGGCTCGGTCAGCTTGATCTGCAACGTCTTGTCGTCGAGCGCGGTGACGCCGCTGATCTCGTGGGTGTCGATGAACTCCTTGACCGCCGCCAGATCACCGGTGGGCACCTTGGCGAATTCGTCGGCGTACTCCCGGAATCCGTCGAACAGCGCGTTGTAGTAGGTGATCGCGCTGACCTGGGCGTTGGGGTCCGGGAACCGCTTGACCGCGTAGACGAAGTCGTGCGCGGTGATCTCGCGGTCGGTGGCCCCGGAGAACTTGATGCCGTCGCGCAGCTTGAACGTGTAGGTCTTGCCGTCCGGGGTGACCTCCCAGCTCTCGGCCAGGTCCGGCACCACCTCGACGTCAGCGCCGATGCTCTCCGTGCTGCCCGGGTAGGTGACCAGCTGGCGGGTGAGCGCCCGGATCACCTGCCACGACTCCGACGAGTAGGCGATCAGCGACTGTGGTGCCGGGTCGTACCCGCACCTTGCCGTCGACGACGTCGAGCGTCGGGTTCTTCAGGAAGACGTCGGCCTGGGTGAGTACCCAGTTGGCGCGGTCGCCGGGTTCGCCGTCGGGGACCCGGGTGACGCCGGGTTGCAGCCGGCTGCCGACGAGCTTGAACGCGTCGTCGACACTCGCGACGTTGATGCTGCCGGTG from Mycolicibacterium phlei harbors:
- a CDS encoding sulfate ABC transporter substrate-binding protein, which gives rise to MVNIRKSWRAALALATTATVLAACGGGSSDVAGESGGDAADTTLTLVAYAVPEPGWSKIIPAFAATEEGKGVAVTTSYGASGDQSRAVVDGKPADIVNFSVQPDITRLVKAGKVNEDWNAGATKGIPFGSVVSFAVRPGNPKGIKDWPDLLKPGVEVITPSPLSSGAAKWNLLAPYAWASKGGQDPQAGIEFVSKLVTEHVKLRPGSGREATDVFRQGSGDVLLAYENEALNFDLEHVNPPETFKIENPVAVVNTSQHLDKATALNNFLFTPEAQKLWAEANFRPVDPAVLAEYRDKFPEPAKLWTVDDLGGWEKLDPELFDKENGTITKIYMQATG
- a CDS encoding FAD-dependent oxidoreductase, which translates into the protein MGTVPADRTTCVIAGGGPAGVMLGLLLARAGVDVTVMEKHADFLRDFRGDTVHASTLRMLDELGLSDAFARVRHREIQTLTMTVQGTPVALDLRRIPGPHKHIALVPQWDFLELLASAAQREPTFTLLRSTEVLGPLLDGEKVVGVRYRGADGRVGRMRATLTVACDGRTSTLRAAMGLHPRNFGAPMDVWWFRLPRDEQDPRGLAGVLGSGHALIVIDRGDYYQCAYIIPKGRDAELRARGIGSLHRGAVELVPWLADRIGTVTSFDDVKLLDVQLNRLHRWYTDGLLLLGDAAHAMSPVGGVGINLAVADAVAAARVLAGPLRDGTLRRRHLARVQARRWLPAALIQAVQRVIHRRVIAVAVNARQPGVAPLLVRVARRLPALRRVVAYGVAIGPLPEHIPAFARR
- a CDS encoding glycoside hydrolase family 15 protein translates to MVLQQTGPSDGSLESANGATPGQSGANDTPLTVTAPSPYAPTTGLRNPFPPIADYGFLSDCENTCLISSSGSVEWMCVPRPDSPSVFGAILDRGAGHFRLGPYGVSVPSARRYLPGSLILETTWQTPTGWLIVREALVMGPWHDIEQRSRTHRRTPMDWDAEHILLRTVRCVSGTVELVMNCEPAFDYHRIPATWEYSAQAYGEAIARASRDADAHPTLRLTTNLRLGLEGHEARARTRMKEGDNAFVALSWSKHPAPQTYEEAAEKMWQTSEAWRQWINVGDFPDHPWRAYLQRSALTLKGLTYSPTGALLAAPTTSLPETPHGERNWDYRYAWVRDSTFALWGLYTLGLDREADDFFAFIADVSGANNGERHPLQVMYGVGGERELVEEELHHLSGYDGARPVRIGNGAYNQMQHDIWGTMLDSVYLHAKSREQISDTLWPVLKQQVEEAIKHWKKPDRGIWEVRGEPQHFTSSKIMCWVALDRGSKLAELQGEKSYAQQWRAIAEEIKADILKHGVNERGILTQRYGSDALDASLLLAVLTRFLPPDDPRIRNTVLAIADELTEDGLVLRYRVEETDDGLSGEEGTFTICSFWLVSALVEIGEISRAKHLCERLLSFASPLHLYAEEIEPRTGRHLGNFPQAFTHLALINAVVHVIRAEEEADSSGGFVPANAPM
- a CDS encoding ABC transporter substrate-binding protein produces the protein MIRALTRQLVTYPGSTESIGADVEVVPDLAESWEVTPDGKTYTFKLRDGIKFSGATDREITAHDFVYAVKRFPDPNAQVSAITYYNALFDGFREYADEFAKVPTGDLAAVKEFIDTHEISGVTALDDKTLQIKLTEPASDFLDILTLNFVSPLPEEIVSNYFADSLEFRQNYASSGPYYIESYEQGKELRLKKVPDYNGEGDPRKAYADEIVFDTTVASADAASQQLQTGTADIGLYIRAYPANVIAQYKKTDPDHLHSSASGSAVFISWNNPDKPATPGQEALKDLRVRQAFNYALDKADVVRGLGGPDAAQVSDQILTSTIVGYNEDSPYSTPDGKGYPEKAKALLAEAGRENLTVNLAYRTNPEFEKIATSVQNSAKRAGIDVKLTPVPADSWSALNAFLGDKSKVDQWDLAITTWTPDWQGNSARMTLGGWLNSDFAPGGTWNGVTYSNPKLNEAAARAFAAPDPTGDWQETNRIATEDLAWFPLIERVKTVPTSDRVTNWTWQSLGNGADITNIAVTG